In Saccopteryx leptura isolate mSacLep1 chromosome 12, mSacLep1_pri_phased_curated, whole genome shotgun sequence, a genomic segment contains:
- the MACC1 gene encoding metastasis-associated in colon cancer protein 1 isoform X2, with protein MITSERAHFWSGGISRSRSEGNLIDMETRKSSKNGNITECPDPRLLLNLPDAFPRHGNNVSKATNPFWNELSASNPFLDDITQLRNNQKKANISILKEDPFLFFREIETGNSLDSSGDELDVHQLLRQSSSRKSARSKSVSELLDIIDDTAHAHQNTRDSSQILEQDLEWLQNDREAYKMAWLSQRQLARSCLDLNTLQQSLGWAQTQFAETVIVCKLNHQGGSVQLPESDITVHVPQGHVAVGEFQEVSLRVFLDPPQMLNHDLSCTVSPLLELMLGNLNTMEAILLEMKIGAEVRKDPFSQVMTEVVCLHSLSKEGPFKVLNNCYIYKDTIQVKLIELSQVMYLVLAAQAKATPSPAATIWDYIHKTTSIGIYGPKYIHPSFTAVFTVCGHSYMPRKLTVSDIKKGGKSKSPVVFQLWGKHSFLLDKPQDLSISVFSCDPDFEVKAQGERKEIKQKQVQASQVVHQQFLFSLVDSREMHLFVFRVQLEPPDGGPVTQFFITTPDQAPNLKRQSVLPSDLQKETIMKSTPLLPMVHVKYPTFQDKKLNFTNYGVTLKAVIRQNKIDYLLEYFKGDTIALLGEGKVKAIGQSKVKEWYVGVLRGKIGLVRCKNVKVIAKEQVMSVSERTFTTRHLLEQIALPFKKLTYIYSVVLTLVSEKVYDWKVLADVLGYSHLAPEDFDQIQADKESEKVSYVLKKLKEDCHADRTTRRFLYELVVALLQMDCQGLVAHIVQESAILTSAVKLGKGWRELAPKLARLTKRQMEAYEVPHRGKAGRVAVEHLKISRRKTNAGTLENCSALID; from the exons ATGATAACCAGTGAAAGAGCCCATTTTTGGTCAGGAGGAATTTCACGAAGTAGGTCCGAAGGAAATTTGATTGACATGGAAACCCGAAAATCCTCAAAAAATGGCAATATCACAG AGTGTCCAGACCCAAGGCTGCTTCTCAATTTGCCGGATGCTTTCCCACGTCATGGCAATAATGTTTCCAAAGCTACAAATCCATTCTGGAATGAACTGTCTGCTTCGAACCCATTTTTGGATGACATAACTCAGCTAAGAAATAACCAGAAGAAAGCTAATATTTCCATCTTGAAGGaggatccttttcttttttttagagaaatagaaactGGAAATTCTCTTGATTCCTCTGGTGATGAACTTGATGTGCATCAGTTGCTTAGGCAGTCTTCCTCAAGGAAGTCAGCGAGATCTAAAAGTGTTTCAGAACTTTTGGACATTATAGACGACACAGCTCATGCCCATCAGAATACACGTGACTCTAGCCAGATCCTAGAACAAGATCTAGAATGGCTTCAAAATGATCGAGAGGCTTATAAAATGGCTTGGTTAAGTCAACGGCAGCTTGCCCGCTCCTGCCTGGATTTGAATACACTTCAACAGAGTCTGGGGTGGGCGCAAACGCAATTTGCTGAGACTGTGATAGTCTGTAAATTAAACCACCAAGGAGGATCAGTACAGTTGCCTGAATCGGATATTACTGTTCATGTGCCCCAAGGTCACGTGGCTGTGGGGGAATTCCAGGAGGTATCTCTAAGGGTTTTTCTTGATCCTCCACAAATGCTTAATCATGATCTTTCATGCACTGTGAGCCCGCTGTTGGAACTCATGTTAGGCAACCTGAACACAATGGAAGCCATTTTGCTGGAGATGAAAATCGGTGCTGAAGTGAGAAAGGATCCTTTCAGCCAGGTCATGACGGAAGTGGTGTGTTTACACAGCCTGAGTAAAGAAGGCCCTTTCAAAGTGTTAAACAACTGCTACATTTATAAAGACACCATCCAGGTCAAGCTAATAGAGCTGAGTCAGGTGATGTACCTAGTGCTCGCTGCCCAAGCGAAAGCCACTCCGTCACCGGCTGCCACCATTTGGGATTATATCCACAAAACCACCTCGATTGGCATTTATGGCCCCAAATATATTCATCCAAGTTTCACTGCTGTTTTCACAGTTTGTGGACACAGTTATATGCCAAGGAAGCTTACAGTCTCTGATATTAAGAAGGGTGGAAAGAGCAAATCTCCTGTTGTGTTTCAGCTCTGGGGGAAGCATTCATTCTTACTTGACAAGCCACAAGATTTAagtatttctgtgttttcatgtGATCCAGATTTTGAAGTTAAGgcacaaggagaaagaaaagaaattaaacaaaagcaGGTGCAAGCAAGTCAAGTGGTTCatcaacaatttttattttctttagttgacTCCAGAGAAATGCACTTGTTTGTTTTCCGagttcagctggagcctcctgatGGTGGACCAGTTACACAGTTCTTCATCACTACACCTGATCAAGCCCCAAACCTAAAAAGACAGTCAGTTCTGCCAAGTGATTTGCAGAAGGAGACAATAATGAAGTCTACTCCTTTATTACCCATGGTGCATGTTAAATATCCCACATTTCAAGACAAAAAATTGAACTTTACCAATTATGGAGTAACTCTGAAGGCAGTGATAAGACAAAACAAGATTGACTACTTACTTGAATATTTCAAAGGGGACACAATCGCTCTTCTTGGAGAAGGTAAGGTAAAAGCCATTGGGCAGTCCAAAGTGAAAGAATGGTATGTGGGTGTCCTGAGAGGGAAGATTGGACTTGTACGTTGCAAAAATGTCAAGGTGATTGCGAAAGAACAAGTAATGTCTGTGTCAGAGAGAACCTTCACAACCAGGCACCTTCTTGAACAAATTGCTCTGCCCTTTAAAAAACTGACTTACATCTACTCAGTTGTATTGACCTTGGTGTCAGAAAAAGTTTATGATTGGAAAGTTCTAGCTGATGTCCTGGGTTACTCACATCTGGCACCAGAAGATTTTGATCAAATACAAGCAGACAAAGAGTCAGAAAAGGTTTCTTACGTTTTAAAGAAGTTGAAGGAAGATTGCCATGCCGACAGGACTACCAGACGGTTTCTCTATGAACTTGTTGTG GCGCTGCTGCAGATGGACTGCCAGGGGCTCGTGGCGCACATCGTGCAGGAGTCCGCCATTCTGACTTCGGCGGTCAAGCTGGGGAAGGGCTGGCGGGAACTCGCGCCCAAGCTGGCGCGGCTCACGAAGCGCCAGATGGAGGCCTACGAAGTTCCTCACCGAGGAAAAGCGGGACGGGTTGCTGTCGAG CACCTGAAGATAAGcagaagaaagacaaatgctgGGACTTTGGAAAACTGCTCAGCTCTGATAGATTGA
- the MACC1 gene encoding metastasis-associated in colon cancer protein 1 isoform X1: MITSERAHFWSGGISRSRSEGNLIDMETRKSSKNGNITECPDPRLLLNLPDAFPRHGNNVSKATNPFWNELSASNPFLDDITQLRNNQKKANISILKEDPFLFFREIETGNSLDSSGDELDVHQLLRQSSSRKSARSKSVSELLDIIDDTAHAHQNTRDSSQILEQDLEWLQNDREAYKMAWLSQRQLARSCLDLNTLQQSLGWAQTQFAETVIVCKLNHQGGSVQLPESDITVHVPQGHVAVGEFQEVSLRVFLDPPQMLNHDLSCTVSPLLELMLGNLNTMEAILLEMKIGAEVRKDPFSQVMTEVVCLHSLSKEGPFKVLNNCYIYKDTIQVKLIELSQVMYLVLAAQAKATPSPAATIWDYIHKTTSIGIYGPKYIHPSFTAVFTVCGHSYMPRKLTVSDIKKGGKSKSPVVFQLWGKHSFLLDKPQDLSISVFSCDPDFEVKAQGERKEIKQKQVQASQVVHQQFLFSLVDSREMHLFVFRVQLEPPDGGPVTQFFITTPDQAPNLKRQSVLPSDLQKETIMKSTPLLPMVHVKYPTFQDKKLNFTNYGVTLKAVIRQNKIDYLLEYFKGDTIALLGEGKVKAIGQSKVKEWYVGVLRGKIGLVRCKNVKVIAKEQVMSVSERTFTTRHLLEQIALPFKKLTYIYSVVLTLVSEKVYDWKVLADVLGYSHLAPEDFDQIQADKESEKVSYVLKKLKEDCHADRTTRRFLYELVVALLQMDCQGLVAHIVQESAILTSAVKLGKGWRELAPKLARLTKRQMEAYEVPHRGKAGRVAVEMMWKPAYDFLYTWGAHYGSSYRDVLQDLQSALDRMKKPVTKQWRDLTGALLLVNSLEVLRATAFSTSEEV; the protein is encoded by the exons ATGATAACCAGTGAAAGAGCCCATTTTTGGTCAGGAGGAATTTCACGAAGTAGGTCCGAAGGAAATTTGATTGACATGGAAACCCGAAAATCCTCAAAAAATGGCAATATCACAG AGTGTCCAGACCCAAGGCTGCTTCTCAATTTGCCGGATGCTTTCCCACGTCATGGCAATAATGTTTCCAAAGCTACAAATCCATTCTGGAATGAACTGTCTGCTTCGAACCCATTTTTGGATGACATAACTCAGCTAAGAAATAACCAGAAGAAAGCTAATATTTCCATCTTGAAGGaggatccttttcttttttttagagaaatagaaactGGAAATTCTCTTGATTCCTCTGGTGATGAACTTGATGTGCATCAGTTGCTTAGGCAGTCTTCCTCAAGGAAGTCAGCGAGATCTAAAAGTGTTTCAGAACTTTTGGACATTATAGACGACACAGCTCATGCCCATCAGAATACACGTGACTCTAGCCAGATCCTAGAACAAGATCTAGAATGGCTTCAAAATGATCGAGAGGCTTATAAAATGGCTTGGTTAAGTCAACGGCAGCTTGCCCGCTCCTGCCTGGATTTGAATACACTTCAACAGAGTCTGGGGTGGGCGCAAACGCAATTTGCTGAGACTGTGATAGTCTGTAAATTAAACCACCAAGGAGGATCAGTACAGTTGCCTGAATCGGATATTACTGTTCATGTGCCCCAAGGTCACGTGGCTGTGGGGGAATTCCAGGAGGTATCTCTAAGGGTTTTTCTTGATCCTCCACAAATGCTTAATCATGATCTTTCATGCACTGTGAGCCCGCTGTTGGAACTCATGTTAGGCAACCTGAACACAATGGAAGCCATTTTGCTGGAGATGAAAATCGGTGCTGAAGTGAGAAAGGATCCTTTCAGCCAGGTCATGACGGAAGTGGTGTGTTTACACAGCCTGAGTAAAGAAGGCCCTTTCAAAGTGTTAAACAACTGCTACATTTATAAAGACACCATCCAGGTCAAGCTAATAGAGCTGAGTCAGGTGATGTACCTAGTGCTCGCTGCCCAAGCGAAAGCCACTCCGTCACCGGCTGCCACCATTTGGGATTATATCCACAAAACCACCTCGATTGGCATTTATGGCCCCAAATATATTCATCCAAGTTTCACTGCTGTTTTCACAGTTTGTGGACACAGTTATATGCCAAGGAAGCTTACAGTCTCTGATATTAAGAAGGGTGGAAAGAGCAAATCTCCTGTTGTGTTTCAGCTCTGGGGGAAGCATTCATTCTTACTTGACAAGCCACAAGATTTAagtatttctgtgttttcatgtGATCCAGATTTTGAAGTTAAGgcacaaggagaaagaaaagaaattaaacaaaagcaGGTGCAAGCAAGTCAAGTGGTTCatcaacaatttttattttctttagttgacTCCAGAGAAATGCACTTGTTTGTTTTCCGagttcagctggagcctcctgatGGTGGACCAGTTACACAGTTCTTCATCACTACACCTGATCAAGCCCCAAACCTAAAAAGACAGTCAGTTCTGCCAAGTGATTTGCAGAAGGAGACAATAATGAAGTCTACTCCTTTATTACCCATGGTGCATGTTAAATATCCCACATTTCAAGACAAAAAATTGAACTTTACCAATTATGGAGTAACTCTGAAGGCAGTGATAAGACAAAACAAGATTGACTACTTACTTGAATATTTCAAAGGGGACACAATCGCTCTTCTTGGAGAAGGTAAGGTAAAAGCCATTGGGCAGTCCAAAGTGAAAGAATGGTATGTGGGTGTCCTGAGAGGGAAGATTGGACTTGTACGTTGCAAAAATGTCAAGGTGATTGCGAAAGAACAAGTAATGTCTGTGTCAGAGAGAACCTTCACAACCAGGCACCTTCTTGAACAAATTGCTCTGCCCTTTAAAAAACTGACTTACATCTACTCAGTTGTATTGACCTTGGTGTCAGAAAAAGTTTATGATTGGAAAGTTCTAGCTGATGTCCTGGGTTACTCACATCTGGCACCAGAAGATTTTGATCAAATACAAGCAGACAAAGAGTCAGAAAAGGTTTCTTACGTTTTAAAGAAGTTGAAGGAAGATTGCCATGCCGACAGGACTACCAGACGGTTTCTCTATGAACTTGTTGTG GCGCTGCTGCAGATGGACTGCCAGGGGCTCGTGGCGCACATCGTGCAGGAGTCCGCCATTCTGACTTCGGCGGTCAAGCTGGGGAAGGGCTGGCGGGAACTCGCGCCCAAGCTGGCGCGGCTCACGAAGCGCCAGATGGAGGCCTACGAAGTTCCTCACCGAGGAAAAGCGGGACGGGTTGCTGTCGAG
- the MACC1 gene encoding metastasis-associated in colon cancer protein 1 isoform X3: MITSERAHFWSGGISRSRSEGNLIDMETRKSSKNGNITECPDPRLLLNLPDAFPRHGNNVSKATNPFWNELSASNPFLDDITQLRNNQKKANISILKEDPFLFFREIETGNSLDSSGDELDVHQLLRQSSSRKSARSKSVSELLDIIDDTAHAHQNTRDSSQILEQDLEWLQNDREAYKMAWLSQRQLARSCLDLNTLQQSLGWAQTQFAETVIVCKLNHQGGSVQLPESDITVHVPQGHVAVGEFQEVSLRVFLDPPQMLNHDLSCTVSPLLELMLGNLNTMEAILLEMKIGAEVRKDPFSQVMTEVVCLHSLSKEGPFKVLNNCYIYKDTIQVKLIELSQVMYLVLAAQAKATPSPAATIWDYIHKTTSIGIYGPKYIHPSFTAVFTVCGHSYMPRKLTVSDIKKGGKSKSPVVFQLWGKHSFLLDKPQDLSISVFSCDPDFEVKAQGERKEIKQKQVQASQVVHQQFLFSLVDSREMHLFVFRVQLEPPDGGPVTQFFITTPDQAPNLKRQSVLPSDLQKETIMKSTPLLPMVHVKYPTFQDKKLNFTNYGVTLKAVIRQNKIDYLLEYFKGDTIALLGEGKVKAIGQSKVKEWYVGVLRGKIGLVRCKNVKVIAKEQVMSVSERTFTTRHLLEQIALPFKKLTYIYSVVLTLVSEKVYDWKVLADVLGYSHLAPEDFDQIQADKESEKVSYVLKKLKEDCHADRTTRRFLYELVVALLQMDCQGLVAHIVQESAILTSAVKLGKGWRELAPKLARLTKRQMEAYEVPHRGKAGRVAVESN, encoded by the exons ATGATAACCAGTGAAAGAGCCCATTTTTGGTCAGGAGGAATTTCACGAAGTAGGTCCGAAGGAAATTTGATTGACATGGAAACCCGAAAATCCTCAAAAAATGGCAATATCACAG AGTGTCCAGACCCAAGGCTGCTTCTCAATTTGCCGGATGCTTTCCCACGTCATGGCAATAATGTTTCCAAAGCTACAAATCCATTCTGGAATGAACTGTCTGCTTCGAACCCATTTTTGGATGACATAACTCAGCTAAGAAATAACCAGAAGAAAGCTAATATTTCCATCTTGAAGGaggatccttttcttttttttagagaaatagaaactGGAAATTCTCTTGATTCCTCTGGTGATGAACTTGATGTGCATCAGTTGCTTAGGCAGTCTTCCTCAAGGAAGTCAGCGAGATCTAAAAGTGTTTCAGAACTTTTGGACATTATAGACGACACAGCTCATGCCCATCAGAATACACGTGACTCTAGCCAGATCCTAGAACAAGATCTAGAATGGCTTCAAAATGATCGAGAGGCTTATAAAATGGCTTGGTTAAGTCAACGGCAGCTTGCCCGCTCCTGCCTGGATTTGAATACACTTCAACAGAGTCTGGGGTGGGCGCAAACGCAATTTGCTGAGACTGTGATAGTCTGTAAATTAAACCACCAAGGAGGATCAGTACAGTTGCCTGAATCGGATATTACTGTTCATGTGCCCCAAGGTCACGTGGCTGTGGGGGAATTCCAGGAGGTATCTCTAAGGGTTTTTCTTGATCCTCCACAAATGCTTAATCATGATCTTTCATGCACTGTGAGCCCGCTGTTGGAACTCATGTTAGGCAACCTGAACACAATGGAAGCCATTTTGCTGGAGATGAAAATCGGTGCTGAAGTGAGAAAGGATCCTTTCAGCCAGGTCATGACGGAAGTGGTGTGTTTACACAGCCTGAGTAAAGAAGGCCCTTTCAAAGTGTTAAACAACTGCTACATTTATAAAGACACCATCCAGGTCAAGCTAATAGAGCTGAGTCAGGTGATGTACCTAGTGCTCGCTGCCCAAGCGAAAGCCACTCCGTCACCGGCTGCCACCATTTGGGATTATATCCACAAAACCACCTCGATTGGCATTTATGGCCCCAAATATATTCATCCAAGTTTCACTGCTGTTTTCACAGTTTGTGGACACAGTTATATGCCAAGGAAGCTTACAGTCTCTGATATTAAGAAGGGTGGAAAGAGCAAATCTCCTGTTGTGTTTCAGCTCTGGGGGAAGCATTCATTCTTACTTGACAAGCCACAAGATTTAagtatttctgtgttttcatgtGATCCAGATTTTGAAGTTAAGgcacaaggagaaagaaaagaaattaaacaaaagcaGGTGCAAGCAAGTCAAGTGGTTCatcaacaatttttattttctttagttgacTCCAGAGAAATGCACTTGTTTGTTTTCCGagttcagctggagcctcctgatGGTGGACCAGTTACACAGTTCTTCATCACTACACCTGATCAAGCCCCAAACCTAAAAAGACAGTCAGTTCTGCCAAGTGATTTGCAGAAGGAGACAATAATGAAGTCTACTCCTTTATTACCCATGGTGCATGTTAAATATCCCACATTTCAAGACAAAAAATTGAACTTTACCAATTATGGAGTAACTCTGAAGGCAGTGATAAGACAAAACAAGATTGACTACTTACTTGAATATTTCAAAGGGGACACAATCGCTCTTCTTGGAGAAGGTAAGGTAAAAGCCATTGGGCAGTCCAAAGTGAAAGAATGGTATGTGGGTGTCCTGAGAGGGAAGATTGGACTTGTACGTTGCAAAAATGTCAAGGTGATTGCGAAAGAACAAGTAATGTCTGTGTCAGAGAGAACCTTCACAACCAGGCACCTTCTTGAACAAATTGCTCTGCCCTTTAAAAAACTGACTTACATCTACTCAGTTGTATTGACCTTGGTGTCAGAAAAAGTTTATGATTGGAAAGTTCTAGCTGATGTCCTGGGTTACTCACATCTGGCACCAGAAGATTTTGATCAAATACAAGCAGACAAAGAGTCAGAAAAGGTTTCTTACGTTTTAAAGAAGTTGAAGGAAGATTGCCATGCCGACAGGACTACCAGACGGTTTCTCTATGAACTTGTTGTG GCGCTGCTGCAGATGGACTGCCAGGGGCTCGTGGCGCACATCGTGCAGGAGTCCGCCATTCTGACTTCGGCGGTCAAGCTGGGGAAGGGCTGGCGGGAACTCGCGCCCAAGCTGGCGCGGCTCACGAAGCGCCAGATGGAGGCCTACGAAGTTCCTCACCGAGGAAAAGCGGGACGGGTTGCTGTCGAG